CTTGCGGTGCTACTCAAAGCAGGTCCCTTCGGCTGTGTTGCGGGGTGACAAAGTCGGATACCTGGGTTCTGCCGTCAAAGTCCGGAGCCGACGTACGCATGATTTAGATCTGGCATCTCTATGGCAAATGGCCTATAAATGGTAAGCCATTGGCAACGTTGCTATCCATGGCTATGATTCCGGGATGTCAGTATTTGAGTTCGTGCGAAAGGCCAAGGGCCTAAGTGTGAGCAGGAAATTAAGCGAGGCTCGAAGAAATGTTGCATAAGGACAGGCTTTTTCCCGCGGAAGGTGTGGCGCGGGACGTTGCTCGCAAGCTTTATCAAGTAGCGGAGAAGCTTCCCATCGTCAGTCCGCACGGGCACACGGATCCCAGTTGGTTTGCGGAAAATGAAGCATTTCCGAACCCGACCGCGCTGTTCATTCAGCCGGACCATTATGTGTTTCGGATGCTGTACTCGCAGGGTATTTCTTTGGAGTCCCTCGGAATCAGCGGACAACCGGCGGACCCGCGTGAGGTCTGGCGGATCTTTGCACGGAACTACTATCTCTTTCGCGGAACGCCCACACGGGCGTGGATCGACTATGAGTTCGAAAATCTTTTTGGTTTCACGGAACGGTTGAGCGAAAAGAATGCGGACGCGTTTTATGAAACGATCGATAAGAAGCTGAAAGAGCCAGGCTTTCGACCTCGCGCACTGTACGAGCAGTTCAATCTTGAAGTCCTGGCCACGACCGATGCGGCGACGGACACGCTGGAGCACCATGCGAAGATTCGCGCAAGTGGATGGAAGGGACGCATCGTTCCGACGTTCCGTCCGGACGGCGTCGTCGACGCGGAATTTGCCGGCTTCAAAGACAACATTGAGACGCTGGGGAAGCTGACCGGTGAGGATGTTTCAAGCTGGAAGGGGTATCTCGATGCTCTCAGAAAGCGACGAGCGTTCTTCAAGGAGATGGGCGCGACGGCGACGGACCACGGGCATCTGACGGCGCGGACGGCTGACTTGGGCGAAGCAAAAGCTGCCGAGCTGTATGGAAAGATCTACAAGGGCACCTTCGAGGCTGCGGACGTAGAGCTGTTCCAGGCGCAGATGCTGACGGAACTTGCGGGTATGAGTGTGGAGGATGGCTTGGTGATGCAGCTGCATCCGGGCTCTGTGCGGAACCACAACACCAAGGTCTACGAGAAGTTTGGGCGGGACAAGGGCGCGGACATTCCTTCGCCGACGGAGTATGTGCGTG
This genomic stretch from Terriglobus saanensis SP1PR4 harbors:
- the uxaC gene encoding glucuronate isomerase, whose product is MLHKDRLFPAEGVARDVARKLYQVAEKLPIVSPHGHTDPSWFAENEAFPNPTALFIQPDHYVFRMLYSQGISLESLGISGQPADPREVWRIFARNYYLFRGTPTRAWIDYEFENLFGFTERLSEKNADAFYETIDKKLKEPGFRPRALYEQFNLEVLATTDAATDTLEHHAKIRASGWKGRIVPTFRPDGVVDAEFAGFKDNIETLGKLTGEDVSSWKGYLDALRKRRAFFKEMGATATDHGHLTARTADLGEAKAAELYGKIYKGTFEAADVELFQAQMLTELAGMSVEDGLVMQLHPGSVRNHNTKVYEKFGRDKGADIPSPTEYVRALRPLLSKYGNETGFTLILFTLDETSYSRELAPLAGHYPALKLGPAWWFHDSPEGMMRYREQVTETAGFYNTCGFNDDTRALLSIPARHDVARRVDCAFLGRLVAEHRLDEDEAFELIEDLTVNLARKAYKL